TGCTTgactttccattttcttcaaaaaTTTGTTTTACAGATAATATAGTGAAATTATAAGGTGGTGTAGAAGGTGTGACTGAGGTAAAACTATAAATTTTTGTGGGTGTTGAAGGAGAGATTGAAGATGAATTATAAGAATGTTCTATGCGTAGAAGGTGGAGAAAGTGTGAGTTTGAAGTTGAAATCATCTGAATTTATGGTGAGTGGATTAGTAGTCGTCGGATGTAAATAGTCGTTATCTGCTCAATAGGAACTTATCATCTCAATATGGGACGATACTCGGCACTGTTAGAACTGAGACTCGGGTCAGTATGCACCGATCGTTTCAAATTGAGTCGATCGACTTAATCTGAGAAGCGATGAATAAAACCTTTTATTTGAGGGTTTGCTCATCCGTTCTAAAGGTTTGCTAGCCCTACTGTAGGtgtataatcatcaaatcttcttGTTTGATGTGCCCATTGGAGTTGCTCTAAAGAGTCAACTATCACACTTTGGTTCAAAAAGATGTGACAATAGGTCTATATTGCATTCCAGAACGTTCATAACTAGCTTTTGTCTACTGCTTTGTTTGCTAATCCATCAATTTCGTTTTTTGGCTATTTGATATAGTGTGTAATGTGGAATTAATCtcattaagtatttttttttctgaaacgaagaaatttaTTATTAAGGGGAATCAACTGTTAACATGAGAAGCATCCATTTTTAAATGAGCTCTAATCTCCACAGGAAAAGAATCAAACCAAGTACTATATAGATTATCCACTCTAGCTATGTTTTCATCAGCCGAATGGAAAACTTCCATGACTAACGACTTCCCTATCAAGATAGGACTGCATCAAGGGTTGGCCTTGAGCCCTAATATCTTGCGCTAGTGATGGATTGATGATATGGTGCTAATTGGAAAGAGTATGACCGAGGTCGATAGGCAACTGGAGTTGTGGAGGCGAACTTTGGAATCGAGGGGATTAGAACTGAGTATATGAAATATGAATCAAGTGGTATTAGGTCCGATAAAGGGGATATCTGATTAGACGGGCATTAATTCCTAGGAAAGACTCCTTATAATATTTGGGATCGATGATCCAAGGTGATGGAATTGACGAGGATTTTAGCCATATGATTGGGGTGAGGTGGACGAAATAATGATAATCAACTAGCAACTTGTTTGACAGAAAAATCCCAAAAAATCTCAAAGGAAATAAGTTTGATCAGACGATGATCTGATTGGTGATGTCATATGGTGCGGAAAATTGGGTTATACTAAAAGTCAACATAGTCGGGAGATACAGACGACGGAGATGTGTATGTTGCGGTAGGCCTGCGAACACACGATGATTGAGTTAGGAATGAGAATCCACACAATAAACTTGGGGTAAAATCGATTGGGGAGAAGCTTATTCAGATGGcatgaaaatatccaaaaaaaggCGGCTCGAGGCTCAAGTGCCCACAAGGTTCATAAGAGCGTGGAATGAATAAAAAGAGCCAACAGTCGGCCGAAATTGACTGATAAGAAGCACTGAAATGAGACTTCAAGCGTCGAAACCTATCTGAATGGTGGCGTTGGACATGCGCTCGTGGATAATATCTTGGGTTTCATTTCTAGCTTACCAAACTTGTTTGAGGCCAAAGGCTCCAGTTTGGTTTGCTTGGTTCTTTTTGCGATCGTTACAAAACATCCCTAAAATTTTAAGTCCATAAGAAAGTCATGTAACCCACCAGAAAAGCATCTCATGTGAGCAAACAGTTTTGGTCCACCAgcaatttttttaaattttttttatatgataGAATGTTTAAAAGTATAAGAGTTTCTTTAATCCACGTAGGATCCACAATCTTATTTTTGAAAAATCCTTTCCCGCTCATGTGAGGATGATATGGTAAACCGAAAAAAGTTGACATCCTCTAGTTTTTAATGTTCACTAATTAAGATGATGTCTAGTCATACTTTTGTTAATACAattaatttaaaaacaaaaatatgaatAAATTTTTACCAATTGTGCCTACAAATAAGTTAAAAAGGATAACAAACTTTATGGGTTGCTGGAGATAAAACTTTTTTCTCCTAACAATTAAGATGTTACTCCGAGAGCATGTTTTAAAAGTGATGCCACATATGAGATATTTGTATTCACCATTTGAAAAGCTATAACCATGTCCTTCCGTTATAAGATTAACTTTCGTCGGcttgtggtaagaaggttgtttaCAAACTCATGTGTCCCACAAGgttgataattttttttaaaggtttATATTAAGAATAGTGAGTTATAGATGTTTTATCTGTTTGAGTAAGGATGTGTTCGATATGATTGAATTCCATGAAATTAGCCATCTTTTTATGGAAATAATGTGTTTTCTATcgtttggatacaaatttatttCCATGACATTGTGTGCCTATTTACAAAAAACGTGGTCGAAAGTACTTTTTAAactcaatttcatgaaatttcgaGCCTTTAGATAATGTGTCTTTTCTGAAGCAATCTAGAGGGGCTTTCTATGACCTCTGTTTTTTACAAGGCCGCTACTTTAAATAAACTATAGAGAATACTATGCCTATGTTCTTTGGTCCATATAAAAATACAAATGGAGAGTAGTTTTCGATAAAGTTCATCCCAATCCAAAAGACTTGACAAATCATCCTTAAAAAAACATTCATGTTTTATTAAAATTCATAAAAGTCTAGAAAAAATATCATAAGCATAATAATATCTGCAATCATACTCATCTTAGTTATAATTGTGTTGATTCAGTTTATCAAGAAGATTATACTTACATTTACTTTGATGCatcttttcagaaaaaatatggaAATCTTGCTTATGGTTTAATCATGATGAATAATGAAGGTTACATTTATGAATTTTCAGGTGGCTCACGAAAGTGCATCGATTCCCAGATGGCTCACAGAAGCAGAGGCAAGAGCCTATCGTGAAGCAGTGAGATGGCCCAGAGATTATGGAAATGACAATCTATCTTTCCTTAATGATAATAACAATGTTATAAATGGAACGGAAAAGATTTTTATGCTTTAAACCCAAAAGCAAAGCTACTTTATAAAAAGCTTTCGTTATCTACAGTTTTTTTCTTTTGTCCATTCTCATATTACTATACTAGAGAGGGTTTTGTTATCTTAtgcatccatgcacaagataaaagCCAATTATTGACATGGAAAATTgtaaaaactaataaaatacaAGAAAGAGAATGGTTCTTTGCATCGGAGAATGCAAATATCCATGGATTTTTGaatttctctctctacaaatgcagTCTTCAATGTAAAAAACcattatctctcttgtatttagttTTTACACTTTTCCATACCAATGATTGGCTCTTATCTTGTGTATGGATGCACAAGGTAACAAAATCCTATTAAGAAACATGTAATGAGGGAGGATAAGTTAGCTAATACATCAAAAAGTTTATTGTTATTTCTATAAATTTTAGGAATATAAAATGGTTTCACAACAATTAATTGGTTCCAAAATAAATGGAATGATAACAATCTAATGTTTCTTCCGTAATTTTCAATGCGTGTTTATTTCATAAAGAAAAAACGGAAAATATTTTTTGCCTTCTCCGGAATATTAATCACATGCAATACATTTTCGATGATATTGTTTTCATGTTATCAAACATGGCTTCAAAAAGAAAACTTTCACTTGGTACGGAGAAATTTTGGGTGGAGTCCACCGTGGAGTTAACAGGGACAGCTTTTATAATGGGATCCACCACATTTTTTTCTCTACCGGGAAAATCCACGCGATTATATCCTTGTGTATTTAGCATTACTGCTCGGTATAGCTTCTGCAAAACAAGCTCCATTTTATTTCCGACAATATTTCTCATCTACCGGttttatatccaaaaaaataCCCGGCCTATGTGCCCACCCCCTATTGGTCCTCCGAAAGCTCTCCAAGACCCACCATTTCCCATCTACAACTGGGATCCATGACACATAGGGGTGTATTTAGATGGTATATGGAACCGGTAGATGGGAAGCTGCTTCGTCCTATTTCGGGTTAATTGggtcccacacattttcctcCAGACAGTTTGAACACCGTATCCTGATTGGGGGAATGTATACGAAAGCTAGAGAATATGGATTGGAGATTAGTGAAAATTTTGATTCAAACCTTTAACAGTTGCATAAACTCTAAAGCATATATAGGAATAGCTCAAATAGTTCATATCTCTACTTATTGTACTAATAGATTTGCTATTACCAAATACCGAACATGGAAAAATTTTAGAACCCTTTTAAACAATCCAGAATTCCAATTCCGAAATGCAACCGTAATCAATTCTCTTCCCCATCTTTTCATTAAGGTAGCACATGACTTATCGTTCCTCCTTTTcggaaaacaaaaaaaaggaaaacaaaagaaaaaagttcGCTTAGTGAGCACCTTATTGACATTGGCAGAGGTAATCCGGTAAAAAACAATGAAGTCAACCTGCCGTCCAACCTCAGCCCCTGGTTTACGTACCAAGAAAAATATGTGCCTCAACTTCACCATCCACATACTCAACTGCTACATATTTAAAACAGCACATGCTTATCGTCCTCTATTTAGACTCTCCGCAAATTGAGAAAAAGCTTGAgagtagaaaacaaaaaaaaaaaaacagaaaaacaaaaaccCTACCTGCGCGCTCGCATAAAGATCCAATAAGTTCCAGCCTCTCTTTTCAGACGACAAAAACTTCTTTCTATCTCTCTTTTTGACACTACTACAAAATCCATCCATATCtcataaagaagaacaaatctctaattaaaaataaagaacacGAGGATCAAGATGGTGAGTTTGATATGACAAGCAGCGATGGAAGCGATACAGAGATCATATACAGCAGAAGAAGATTACGATGGCGTCGAATACTGGACCAACCCAGAGAAGTGCGGTTGGTTAACGAAACAAGGCGAATACATAAAAACATGGAGGCGTCGCTGGTTTGTGTTGAAACAGGGGAAATTTAAATATTCAAATGTAAACTCGCCGGATATTAAACCTCGCGGTGTTATATCTGTTGGTGCTAATTGTCTTGCTGTTAAATGTGCTCAGGGTATTATCTTCAATCAGGATTTTCCTTTCCAGATTATTACGAATAGTTATGATTATGATACTCTGTATTTTCTTGCTGATTCTTTGAAAGAGAAGAACGAATGGATTAGTTCTATTGGGAGATCCATCATTCAACATTCTCCTTCTTTGATCGGTAATTATTGATTGAACGATgataattaggtttttttttttttgtatagagATAGAAATTTGTAGATGTGGATTAATGAAAATTTGTAAATTAGGGGTTTTTCATGTTTTTGTAATTCGAAGAATTTGATTCTTGTTTGTGACTTGGTCACTGTTTTTTGAATTTCAGATGTTGATTTTTAAGTATTTTCAATTAATTGCATGTCTGTTTGCATGGTATTCGTAttattaaattgattgattttagaaCTGGCGAATATgatatttttgataaacattgaaccaaaattttttttggtaaaagatTTCGATGCAGATGGATTCTTATTCAGTTTCTATTGATTGAATTGACACGATTCCCATTAAGAGGTGATGGATTTTGACATCACAATTGCCGGTGGGAATTTGGATTTTTTCCCCTTGGATTAGGTCTTTTCCTTGGTTGTTTTTTACGTCTTTCTTTTATGGTTTAAAGAGAATAGATTAAAAATACACACAGACTGTGTGACACGAGTTTTTCGTATGATCTCAACTGCTGTCCCGCGGAACAAGGTAGACTTGAGATAATGAAGTAAATTCGAAATCTCAAATCTATAAAATGGTCGTCAAAGTCAATTCAGAATCTCAAATCTATTGTTGGTCAATGAAGTAAATTCGAAATCTCAAATCTAAGTAACAAATGAAGTAGATTTAGAATTAAATTTAATACAGAGGTGGTCAATGAGGTAAGAGCtgttggtaggatggtcaaggactaaattaggaaatctagttgactaaggaaaccaagtacttgtgtcctaagtatagaagCTTAAGAAGTTTGTTCTTAGAGCTAAgattaggaaaccctatacttgtaggaaagtattccttgttaaggaatgtatccactcctattgatgtgtataaatagccatagagagaactagagatgACACACCAGAACTTAGTAAGAGTTCCCTTCTTCTCGTCTAAAGGCTTTGTATATTCCgacctatacggtgatatataaaattgtgtattccttcccgaggattaaacctcgttaaatacttgttcttcttgtgtttgagattgtgttcttggcgatattgagatacctcgtagtagtgcaaacctaacgcTTCTGCAGGCTTTGGAgaaacaattggtatcagagcaaggataGGCTCTTGGATACGGGTACTCAAATTGAAGTTGAagtaaaggtttttttttttcccgAAGATTGCTTGAGATAATACTAATCTCAAAGGTTCtgtttttttatctatatttggttgtttaaGAACAATGGTTGACGGAGATAAACCAGTTGATCCGAAAGatcctttaggagaacattcggagtccacaagtaaagataaagaaacaaaagaagaaatacttcattcacatagatcacaactcaaggtagaaaagtttacaggaaccaataactttggtttatggagaatagacgtaatggatgctcttgttcatcttgacctagaagaatCTCTAGAAGGTCAGCCAGTGGAGATGTCTGATaagcagtggaacaagatgaataaatcATGTCTTGCTTCGATACAAGGGTGTTTAGCAACTgcagtaagagttaattatcagcacgagacttcagctaaggatctctgggaaaagctagagaaggaataccttgtgaagaacgtggacaataggatacatcttaaaaggaatttgtatcgctataacatgaagagaggtgcaaccctaaccgagcacctagattcatataataaacttcttgctgagttggttaactacgatgagaagatcaacgacgaggaacACGCTTTGTGTttgataaactctcttcctgaaaagtatgaacccgtgattaaagTTTTAATGCACGGCAAGGATAAGATGACATACGCTGAGGTCACTACAGCATTGcgtagtgaggagttcaggaagatggaTCGTGAAGACCTTTCAAGTGAAGCTAATAATGATTTGCTTCTTGCAATAGGTCGTTCATCAGACAGTAGAAAGAAGAATGGTGGTTATGGTAAAGGTAGAGGACGTTCTAATAGTAGAACACGACTGCAGAAAGATGAGTGTGTTTGGTGCCACGACTTTGGTcattgggctaaggattgtaccaagcgtaaggaaagagaaggagataatagtaataccgaggtgaacattgctaaaggtaatgaagaat
This is a stretch of genomic DNA from Papaver somniferum cultivar HN1 unplaced genomic scaffold, ASM357369v1 unplaced-scaffold_92, whole genome shotgun sequence. It encodes these proteins:
- the LOC113346093 gene encoding pleckstrin homology domain-containing protein 1-like, giving the protein MEAIQRSYTAEEDYDGVEYWTNPEKCGWLTKQGEYIKTWRRRWFVLKQGKFKYSNVNSPDIKPRGVISVGANCLAVKCAQGIIFNQDFPFQIITNSYDYDTLYFLADSLKEKNEWISSIGRSIIQHSPSLIGNY